In the Salvia miltiorrhiza cultivar Shanhuang (shh) chromosome 8, IMPLAD_Smil_shh, whole genome shotgun sequence genome, GGGCTCAATTTCGGGGGATCGAGGTTCGATGCGACATTACAGCACGACTGCAGTCGCGTGGAGGCATACCGACGATTCTGCGGTGCGCGAAGCATGACCATACAGTCGCTCATCAAACGCGTGTGCGATTTGGATCGTCGagtggatgatgaggatgagagcctgtaccttcgtgctgtcctcgtgtgtgtggctcacacccttgttcttgggttggatgcgcgggtacagccgtggctttgggtgttggtggatgatctggctgcatttgatagattcccctggGGCGCGTATTCGTATAAGATGTTATGCCATTATACGAGAGAGACAGGAAAGGGCGagaagtatcacttctacggtccttcgtgggctttatatgTCTGGGCATTGGAGCGCGTCCCGGGCTTCGGACACATGGTCGCAGCATCTAGCGGTGATCCGACAGCGCACCCTCGGTGTTTGAGATGGACTTTCAGGGGTAAGCCGAAGCTTCACGGTCTGCGCGATCTATTCGAGGGACAGGTAATCAGTTATTTAAGATTATCCTCCACACCGTTACTGGTTTTACTTATGTTctaatatattatctttgttG is a window encoding:
- the LOC130997980 gene encoding uncharacterized protein LOC130997980, translating into MCFFLCGARVRFSPADYALVTGLNFGGSRFDATLQHDCSRVEAYRRFCGARSMTIQSLIKRVCDLDRRVDDEDESLYLRAVLVCVAHTLVLGLDARVQPWLWVLVDDLAAFDRFPWGAYSYKMLCHYTRETGKGEKYHFYGPSWALYVWALERVPGFGHMVAASSGDPTAHPRCLRWTFRGKPKLHGLRDLFEGQGGVMPLDPDADDLSSHYFISSLFNEHYFL